Proteins encoded in a region of the Panthera uncia isolate 11264 chromosome B2 unlocalized genomic scaffold, Puncia_PCG_1.0 HiC_scaffold_24, whole genome shotgun sequence genome:
- the RPS10 gene encoding 40S ribosomal protein S10 isoform X3, with protein sequence MLMPKKNRIAIYELLFKEGVMVAKKDVHMPKHPELADKNVPNLHVMKAMQSLKSRGYVKEQFAWRHFYWYLTNEGIQYLRDYLHLPPEIVPATLRRSRPETGRPRPKGLEGERPARLTRGEADRDTYRRSAVPPALRDMRIS encoded by the exons ATGTTGATGCCCAAGAAGAACCGAATTGCCATTTATGAACTCCTTTTCAAGGAGGGAGTGATGGTGGCCAAGAAGGATGTCCACATGCCTAAACACCCTGAGCTGGCAGACAAGAATGTGCCCAATCTTCACGTCATGAAAGCCATGCAG TCTCTCAAATCACGAGGCTACGTAAAGGAACAGTTTGCCTGGAGACATTTCTATTGGTACCTTACCAACGAGGGTATCCAGTATCTTCGTGATTACCTCCACCTGCCCCCTGAGATCGTGCCTGCCACTCTGCGTCGCAGCCGTCCTGAGACCGGCAGGCCGCGGCCCAAAG GTCTGGAAGGAGAGCGGCCTGCAAGACTCACACGAGGGGAAGCTGACAGAGACACCTACAGACGAAGCGCTGTGCCCC